The window TCCGCCAGTTGCGACGCAAGTCCGCGTCGTTCATGGCCCTAGGTACGGGCAGCGGGTGCTTCTTTGTTCAACGCGTCCGCAGAATTTTCCCGAGCCGCAAACCCCCAGCGCCCCAGGTCCGCTCCATCAGGGGAATCCTGGCCGCGGTCCGCGTGTGGTCCTACCAGCCGGAACATGCTCCCCGTCGTGTACGGATCACTCGTGGGGCGGCTCACCGCAGCCCTCGCACTCATCTGGCTCCTGGCCGCCCCGGTGCCCGCGGCGGCCGACAACTGCTCGTACGCCTCGATCGGGGACGGCGGCGGGAACGCGGCGGTCGCCACGACAGGCGACGGGCACTGCGAGGCGGGCCCAGCGCCCAAGCCGACTCCCCGGCCCGAGCCACCACCCCCGCCACCGCCACCACCCCCTCCTCCCCCACCTCCACCGCCTCCACCGCCACCGCCACCGCCCGCACCGGATCCGGAGCCCGCGCCGCCACCTCCGCCGCCCCCTCCCTCCGCACGCCCCACGCCGCCCCCACCCAGGCCGGTGGCGCTCCCCGACTACCGCAGGCCGCCGCGCAAGGTCCCGCAGCGCGGCCCCTCCCTGGTCACTCTCACCCTGCTGATCACCGCCCCCGCGGTGTTCGCCGTCGCCGTGCTACGTCCCCGCTCCCGATGACCCACGGAGAAGCCCATGTCGGAATGGCTTGTTCTCACCCTCGCCATGGCCGCGGCCTGCGCCGTCGTGTTGACCATCGCCGTCCTCAACAACCGCCGGATCGCGGAGGACGACGACCCGTCAGAGACCCCTGACGTCATCGAGTACATGACGATGATGATCGGCGTGGTGTACGCGATCGTGCTCGGCCTCGCCATCGCGGGCGTCTGGGAGGGCCGCAGCGCCGCCCAGGAGTACGTACGCCAGGAGGCCCAGGCCCTGCACGAGGTGAACGTCCGCTCCTCGGTCTACCCGGCCGAGGTGCGCGCCCGGATCCGCGCCGACGTCGACGCGTACGTCAGCTATGTCGTCCACGACGAGTGGCAGGCCATGAGCGAGCACGGAGATCTCACCGATCGGGGCGCGGAACTCCTCGGCCGGGTACGTGCCGATGTCACCGAATACCGGCCGAAGACCGACCATGAGGGGCAGGCCTATCAGCCACTGGTCGACCAGGTCGCCGCGGCCGACGACGCACGCAGCGCCCGCGGGCAGAGCGCCGGCGCCACCATGCCGGGCGTCGTCTGGTTCGGTCTGATCACCGGGGCGCTGGTGACCGTCGGACTGATCTTCACCCTGCAGATCCGCAGAACGTTCCGAGAGCTGCTGCTGGCCGGGCTGTTCAGCGTGCTCATCGCCTTCCTGCTCTTCCTGATCTGGGACTTCGACTCCCCGTTCGGCCGCGGCATTTCCGCCACCGCGGCGCCGTTCCTCGACCTGTTCCCCAACGCGGGGGGCGGGCCGTCGTCCTGACGGCATGGCGGTGCGCCGCCCGAGGGACACCCGTGCCCCATTCGCCGGACCCCGATCGCGCATGATATGCGGCACTTCTAGCGTTTCTCCCATCGAGGTGCATATCTGACGCTTTGTGGGAAATCGTTCCGCAGCTGCTCCTCGGGGACTCGGAGGAATCATCATGCGCCCCATAGGTGTCGCACCCGTCGCCCTGCTGGGCGCCACCGCTCTCGCTCTGACCGCTCCGGCCGCGACCGCGCATGCCGCGATGTCCAAGGAGGCGCCCAGCGCGACCCGACCCATCGTCGCCCCGTCGGTGGTCGCGCCGGGAGGCCAGGTCACCCTGGCCGCCCGGGGGTGCTCAAAAGCAGCGACGGCCAGTTCGGGCGTCTTCGACAGCATCACCATTCCCAGCGGGGGCACCGCCGCGGCCACGGTCGACTGGGATGCCAAACCTGGCGCTGCCTATGAAGTGACGTTCATCTGCAATACGTCCCCTACGTCCACGGCGAAGATCCGCCTCACGATCTCCGCCGGCAATCCCACACCCACCGGGTCCACGACGATCGCGCCGCGCAGCGTGCAGGGTGGCCTCGGCGGCATCGGCCGGATGAGTTCCGCGGAGGTGGTCGGCGGTACCGCACTCGCGGTGGTCGCAACCACCGGCACCCTCTTCGTGGTGCGCCGGCGGAAGGAGAGCCGCCACCACTGAACGGCGCGAGCCGACGGTGGAACGCGCGTCGCCCCGGGTCCTGATCCAGGACCCGGGGCGACGCGCACATCGGACCGATGATCCGACACATCCCGTCGGCATTCACTGATCTGACGGGACCACATGTAATGGATGGACAGAATCGTCACCCGGTCCCGGCTCCGATGAGGACGGCCTCTCGGCCGGCCACCCATTCGCTCTTCCCTGATCGCCGCCCGGGCGCCGCGCGCCTAGTGTTCCCAGCATCGTCGCGACGAAGGGAGAACCGTGACTCCTCCCCCTCGTAAACGAGGCGGCTTCTCACCTGACCCCACGGGGTCTCATGACGGCCAAGCCCTGACCGCTGCCGAAGCAGGATCGCAGGCTACTACGCAGCTTCGCGGCTCCGAATCTCAAGATGCGTTTCCCGCCCGGCCTGAAGGCCGGAATTCCCACCCGAGATCAGGGATGGGCCGGGACCACTGGCACGTCGAGCGGACCAGATACTCGCCCTGGGGTGCGCTCGCCCTGGTACTGCTCACCGGCCTCGCCCTGGTGCGGAACGGTCCGGACCCCTCGCCGGCCCCGCCCCAGCCGGTCGCCGTCGCCTCGGCCCACCGCCATCAGGACGCCGCCGGTGCGCCTCCGGCGGTCGTCACGGTGCTGCCGCTGGCCTACGCCCCCGCCGCGCGCGCGGTCATCCCCGCGATCCGGGTCGATGCGCCGCTCGTCGATGTGGACCTGGAGCCGGACGGCTCGCTCGGGACACCCCCTCCGGAGGATCCTCAGCTCGCCGGGTGGTACCGCGACGGTGTCGCACCGGGTCAGCTGGGCACGTCGGTTCTCGTCGGCCATGTCGACACCATGGCGGGACCTGCCGTGTTCCACGACCTCGGTTCGCTGAGGGAGGGCAACCGGATCGAGGTGCCAAGGGACGATGACCGGGTCGCGGTGTTCGAGGTCTACCGGGTCGAGGTGCTCTCCACAGACGACTTCCCCGGCGACCGGGTGTACCGCGACACCGGCAGGGCGGAGCTGCGGCTCATCACCCACGGCGGCTGCACGACAGCCGACGGCCACGACGCCGGTGTCGTCGTCTTCGCCCGCCTGGTCGCGACCCTCTGATCCGGGGCGGACCAATCGCAGCCGCGCGCTCAGCCGCGGTGCGGCACCGTGATCCGGCAGCCGTCGTCGGGAGCGGCATCCTTCGCTCCGGGGCGCTTTGCACCCAATGGAGGGAGTGCGCCCGAGGTAACCGGCGACTCCGGACCCGGCAGTGGGGCAGCCCGGGTCAAGGGTGGCGGCGGGAGCGGCTAACCTCACTGCCGTGACAGACCAGCAGCCCCACCAGTTCGAACGTGGCACAGACGGTCCGAAGGTGATCGTCGCGGGCCTCGACGGGTCCGATTCCTCGATGCGCGCCGCCGCGTACGCTGCCGGGCTGGCCCGCCGGCAGCACGCCCTGCTCGCCCTCGTCTATGTGCAGCCCGTGATGGCTGCGGGTGCCGCGCTCGGAGCACCGGTCGCCGACGCGACCGGCGAGGTCGCGGAGGGTCTGGTGAGCGAGATCCGTGCGGCGACCGAGCGGCTGAAGGACATATGGGATGTGCGCTGGGAGTTCCACACCTTCCGTGGTGATCCGTACAACGGGCTGGTCACCGCGGCCGACGAACTGAGGGCGGACGCCGTCGTGGTGGGCGCGTCGGAGTCGGCGGGGCACCGGTTCATCGGCTCGGTGGCGATCCGGCTGGTGAAGGCGGGGCGCTGGCCCGTCACCGTCGTTCCGTAACCGGCCGACGGTGTCGTGGCGGGCCCCGCCTGCCGGGCCGTCAGGCGTTCTTCTCGATGGACTTCTGGAACTCCCGGGCCATCTGGTCCAGCCCCTTGGAGCGCCACTCGGTCCAGAACGGCTTCCACTCTCCGATCTTCTTGCGGCCACTGACGATGTCGTTGACCAGGTCCGTGGCCTCGGTCGACATGCGCCCGTAGTGCTCGGTGTACGCGTCGGAGTAGTGGCCCACCGTCGGGTTGGCGATGGCGGTCCCGATGAGCTTCTGCTCGACGGCGTACGTCGCTTTCACGTCCTCGGGGCCGTGGGTACCGGGGAAGGCCGAGGGCAGCAGTGCGAACGGTGCGGTCGTCGCGGTCGCCAGTCCGCTGTAGAACCCCTCGACCTGCTGCTTCCCCTTCTTGGTGCGCTGCGGGAAGCCCTGCTCGTCGTACGTGAAGTCAGCTCCCTCGGTGCCGAACTCCAGCAGCTCGCGCTCCTTGCTGCCGAACGGTGCAGCGAGGTAGTTCAGCACCCCGAGCAGCATCCGTACCCGCTTCTCGCTGCCCTTCTTGATGGCGGTGTAGCCGATCGTGCCCAGGTGGTAGTGGTGGTTCGGCTGCCGGCCGCCCGCGGCGAACGGGATCAGGACCTCCGCCGCGAGCGATGGGTCGTTGGTACGGAGGTTGGCACGGCCGCCGGACGGATTGGCGAACACCGTGGCGCCGATGGATCCCTGCGCCATCTTCAGATAGGCGTCGGCCATCTTCGGGTCGCCCGGGTAGAAGACGCCGGCCTGCTTGAGCTTGAGCACGAAGTCCAGTGCCGCCAGGTACTCGTCGGTCTCCTGCCAGAAGGTGAGCGATCCGTCCTTGTTCTGCCGCCACTTGTTCGGGGTGCCGAAGCACTGGCTCAGCACGCTGACGGCATTGACATAGATCGGTTCCAGGGCCCATACCTTGCCGCCGGTGACCTCCTTGCACTTGGCCAGGAACTCGTCGGGGCTGCTCGCGGACAGGCCGCCCGCCTTCTCCCAGACCTCGGGGTTGCCGGCGTAGACCTGGCCGAACGCAGGGTAGGGGCTCGGCGCACCCCAGATCTTGCCGTTGACCACGGCGGTCTTCCAGTGTGCGGGGGTCATCGCGGCGAGGTTCGGGTAGTCCTTGACCGCGTCACCCGAGACGTAGTCGGTGATGTCGGCGCACTTCGATTCCAGCAGCTCGGCAATGTGCTGGATGCCCTGGTTGGGCGGTATCCACATCAGGTCGGGCAGGTCCCCGCCGGCGACGGTGGCGGAGAACTTCTCCTCATACCCGGGATCCGTGCCCAGGATCGCGGAGAGGTCGACGCCGAGCTCCTGGTTGATCTTCTGCCAGTGCTCGTTGGATCCCTTGGGGAGCGGCGGCTGGGTCCAGATCTCGGTGAGCAGGGTGACCTTCGAGCCGTCGCCGGGGGCCTTGGGGACGCTCCGGATCAGCTCCTTGGGGTATGAGAGATAGCCCGCGGAGAGGCCCTTCGCGTTGGCCGGCAGATCGGGCGTGACCTTGGTGAAGGGGACGTACGCGGGAAGCTTCACCTTTGCCGAGGCGGCTTCGGTCCGGTGGCCGGTGGACGAACCGCAGCCGGTGAGCGCGGTGGCGGCGGCGCCCGCCGCGACGGCGGTGCTCAGGCCCAGAAATGTGCGTCGGGACATGCCGGTCATGGAAATCTCCGCAACAGGGTGAGAGGGGGGACGGGTGAGGAGCGGGCTCGGGTCAGCCCTTGATCGCGCCGGTGAGCACGCCCTTGGTGAAGTACTTCTGGAGGAACGGGTAGAGCAGCAGGATCGGGATCAGCGCGATCATGACGACCGCCATGGAGATCGACTGCTGAGGCGGCAGATGGGCCACGCCGAGCTGGTCGGCCGCCATCTGCTTGTTCTGCACCACATAGGTCCGCAGCAGCAGCTGGACCGGCCACTTCCCGGAGTCGTTGAGGTAGAGCATCGCGTTGAAGAACGCGTTCCAGTACGTCACCGCATAGAAGAGCCCGACGACGGCGATGACGCCTTTCGAGAGCGGCAGCACGATCCGGGTGAGGATCCGCCAGTCGCCCGCACCGTCGATCCGGGCCGCCTGGTAGAGCTCGTCGGGGATGTTCATGAAGAACGCCCGCATCACCACCAGGTTGAAGGCGTTGACCAGGCCCGGCAGGATCAGCGCCCAGTAGGAATCGAGCAGACCGAGCTCCCTGACCAGGACGTACATCGGGATCATGCCGGGGGCGAAGAGCAGCGTGAACAGGACGAGCAGCAGGACGGGTTTGCTGCCGGGGACGCCTCGCTTGCTCAGCGCGTAGGCCAGGGCGATGGTCGTCAGGAGGGAGAGTGCCGTGCCGACGCCGGTGATCAGGACGCTGACCGTGACGGCGCGGGTGACCAGCCCGCCGGACAGGATCGTGCGGTAGGCCTGAAGGGTCGGCTCGGTCGGGAAGAGGACATACCCGCCGGCGGCCGTGATCTCCTCACGGGAGGCGAGGCTGGTGGAGAGCACGATGAGGAACGGCACCGTCATCACAGCGACGATGACCGTGATCACGACGGCCTTGGCGGCCGAGCCGAGCCGGGTGGGCGGCTCCTCCCAGGCGGCCCGGCGGTCCGCGGTCCGGGGCTTCGACAAGGGAAGTCCGATGCTCATCTGCTGTACACCCCTTGCTCTCCGAATGCGTGGGCCAGCCGGTTGGCGCCCCAGATCATCAGTGCACCGACCACGCCCTTGACCAGGCCGGCGGCGGCGCCGATGCCCCAGTCGCCGTAGACCACGCCGTGGTAGTAGACGTAGGTGTCGAGAACCTCTGCGGCCCGGGCGCCGACCGCGTCGCGCTGAAGAAGGAACTGCTCGAAGCCGACGGACAGTACGTCGCCGAGGCGCAGCACCAGCAGCATGATCGTGACTCCGCGGACGGCGGGCAGCGTGACATGCCACATGCGCCGCCAGGGTCCGGCACCGTCCACGGCGGCCGATTCGTACAGGCTCTGGTCGACGTTCGCGAGCGCCGCCAGATAAATGATCATGCCCCAGCCGATGTCCTTCCAGATCACCTGCGCGGTGATCAGCATGGGGAAGGTGCCGGGGTCGGTCATCACGTCGAGGGCCGAAAGACCGTGGTCACGAAGGAAGTTGCTGATCAGTCCGGCGCCGCCGACCACTTGCTGGAAGAGGGCGACGACCAGCACCCAGGAGATGAAGTGCGGAAGGTAGACGACGCTCTGCACGAACCTCTTGACGCGGCTGCTGACCAGGCTGTTGATGAGCAGGGCGAGGGCGAGCGGGGCCGGAAAGAAGAAGATCAGCTGCAGCGCGGCAAAGGCAAGGGTGTTGCGTACGGACTCCCAGAACGCCGGATCCGCGAACATTTCCTGGAAGTTGGCCAGGCCCACCAGGGGGCTGTCCTTGAAGCCGATGAACGGCTGGTAGTCCTGGAAGGCGACGATGTTGCCCAGCATCGGCACGTAGAAGAAGACGGCGAAGAAGAGCAGGCCCGGGGCCATCAGGGCGAGCATCACCCAGTTGTTGCGCAGCCGGACCCGCAGCGGTACGCGCCGCAGCGGGGGACGGCCGCTCTCGGCCCTGGGCTCGGGTGGGGACGCGGCCCGTGGGCTGCGCGCTGTTGCAGCGGATGTCACACGTACTCCCTGGCCTGGCGGCTCGACGAATTTAGAAACCAACTTTCCGAAAAGAGTGGCCACATCATCGAAGCGTCGAACCGGTAGGTCAACAGCCAATTAGTCCTCGGCAGTTGGACTTTTCTGCACGGCGTGATCGATGTGTTCCAATGCCATCCGGGCTGCCCCGATTGCAGTTGATTCCTCGCCCAGTGCGGAGTTCCGCACGGATGGCGCATTCGGGCAGCGGCCCGCGAGTTCCGCGGCGAACGGCTCGCTGAGCAGCGCGCCGGCCCGGGAGATGCCGCCGCCGAGCACCACCAGTTCCGGATCGAGCGCGGCAACGTGGGGCGCCAGGCATTCGGCGAGCGACTCGGCGAAGGCGCGCAGGGCGTACCGTGCGCCGCCGTCCCCGGCGGCCGCGGCCTCGACCACGGCGCGGGCGGCGCTGTTCCGGGTGGGCAGCTCATCGCCCTGGTGTCCGGCGGCCCAGTCGAGCAGCCGCCGGTATGCCGCCGACCAGCCGTCCGGGGGCAGCAGTTCGCCGGCTGCGCCGCCGTTGCCCCGGTGCAGCCGGCCGTGCAGCCACAGACCGATGCCGGGGCGGTTGCCGACGTACAGGTAGATGGCGTCCCGTACGCCGACGGCCACTCCCCCGGCGCATTCGGCGAGCGTCGCGAGCTGGATGTCGTTGCCGACCAGGACCGGCCCCGGCGCGCAGTCGGCGAGCTCATGGCCCAGGTCGAGTCCGGTCCAGCCGGGCAGCGCGGTGCTCCGCACCACCCGGCCCGCCAGATCCACCATGCCGCTGGTGCCGATCCCGGTGGCCAGGGGGCGCACCCCGGCGGCCTCGGGCTTGGCCAGGCAGGCCTCGATCGCCCCGCGGACGGCCTTGAGCCGTCGCCGAGCGGTCATGGCGGGAGTGACCACGACGCGCTGCGCGGCAACCGTGCGGCCGAGCAGGTCCACGGCGTGGACCAGCACCTTGTGCGCTCCGATGTCCACGCCGACGACATGGCCCGCCTCGGCCCGGAAGCGGAACCGGCGGGCCGGGCGGCCGACGGCGCCGCTGCTGGCCTCCAGCTCCACCAGCCTGCCCTCGCGCAGCAGCTGTGCCGTGAGGTCCTGGGCGGTCGGCCGGGACACTCCGATCAGCCCGGCGAGCTCCGGCACGGTGACCTCGTCGCGTGCCCGCATCACCCGTAGCGCGGCGGCCGTGTTCAGTCGGCGCAGCAGCGAGGCGTCCCCACCCCGGTCCATGGCCTCTCCCTTGACAGCGTGATCGAAGTCTCTCCATGGTGGCCCATGGCGATTGAGCAACTTACCTAATAAATAGCGCCCTTGAGGGAGTGCGGACATGGGTGAGCAGGGCCATCCCGAGCTGGAGTGCGGGCTCGGATCATGGGACAGCGACATGTACGGCAACCACCGGATCCTGGTACGCGCCCCTTCGGGCGGCCCGGTGTTCGGGGCCGAACTGCCATGGCGTCGCAGGGATCCGGACCCCGCGGCGGTGGACGTCATCGTGCTCGCGCCATCCGGTCGGCGGGTGCGGAACACGGTGCCGATCGAGGTGACGGCCGGGCACGGCCGGATCGCCTTCGAGCCGGTGGAGGGCGAGGGTGACTACGCCGTGCACTACCTGCCGTACGCGCATACCGGCCGGCCGTACTATCCGCAGGCCGCGTACCGGCAGCCGACACCGACCGCCGACCCCGGCTGGGTGCATCGCTGCGGGCTGCACCGGCCGGAGCGGGTCTGGGCGACGCTGCCTCGCGCGGAGGCGTTCCGGTACGAGGCCGTGAGCGCCGTCGACTCCTTCGCCCCGATGGGGTTCGCGGCCACCGCCGGCGAGTGCGCGGCGCTGACCGCGGCCCACCCGGACGAGCCGTTGCTGCTGTTCGGCGAGGACCGCGACCGTCCGCTCGGCCGGTACGACGGGCTGCCCGCCCGCTGGGCGGACGCCGTGCCGTTCGCGCCGTTCTCGGGTTCGGCGGCGCGGGGCGAGTTCTATGTGCTGCAGACCGGGGTGTACGCAGTGCGGGGGCTGGCGGAGGTCCGTACCGAGGTCCGCGGGCTGCCTTTTCCGGTCCGGTCGCTCACCGCCGGCGGCACCGATGCACGCGGGCTGCCGTTCGAGAATCAAATCGGCATCGACGCGGGTCGCGTACACGTGCTCTGGTTCGGCCTGGACGTTCCGGAGGACGCGGAGCCCGGTATGTACGAGGGCGAGATCGCTGTACGCGCCGACGGCGCCGGCGAGCGGGTGCTGCCGCTGCGGATCACCGTGGATCCGCGGACCGTCACCGACCACGGCGCCGGGGATCCGGCACGGCTGGCCCGGCTGCGCTGGCTGGACTCGACGCTCGGCCAGGACGACGAGGTCGTCCCGCCGTTCACCCCGGTGAAGGTGGCTGGACGCCGGCTGGAAATCCTCGGCCGGGCGGTCGAGATCGGCCCCGACGGGCTGCCGCAGCGGCTCACCTCCTCGTTCACCTCGGCGGTGACCGGCACGGACGGACCGGAGCGCGATCTGCTGGCCGGGCCGGTGACGCTCACGGTCGGCCGCCCGCTCGACCGGGTTCCGCTGAAGCTGGAACGTACCGGACCGGCTCGGGTGCACTGGTCCACCGAAGCCACCGGTCCCGGGCTCCGACTCGTCACCGAGGGCGAGTTGGAGGCCGACGGTTTCCTTGTCGTACGGGCCACCGTCGAGGCGGTCGACGAACTCGCCCTGGACGTACGGCTCGATGTGCCGGTCGTCGCCGAGATCGCCCGGTACACGATGGGGCTCGGACTGCCGGGGCAGATCTGCCCGGAGACGT is drawn from Streptomyces sp. NBC_01717 and contains these coding sequences:
- a CDS encoding class F sortase, which gives rise to MGRDHWHVERTRYSPWGALALVLLTGLALVRNGPDPSPAPPQPVAVASAHRHQDAAGAPPAVVTVLPLAYAPAARAVIPAIRVDAPLVDVDLEPDGSLGTPPPEDPQLAGWYRDGVAPGQLGTSVLVGHVDTMAGPAVFHDLGSLREGNRIEVPRDDDRVAVFEVYRVEVLSTDDFPGDRVYRDTGRAELRLITHGGCTTADGHDAGVVVFARLVATL
- a CDS encoding glycoside hydrolase domain-containing protein codes for the protein MGEQGHPELECGLGSWDSDMYGNHRILVRAPSGGPVFGAELPWRRRDPDPAAVDVIVLAPSGRRVRNTVPIEVTAGHGRIAFEPVEGEGDYAVHYLPYAHTGRPYYPQAAYRQPTPTADPGWVHRCGLHRPERVWATLPRAEAFRYEAVSAVDSFAPMGFAATAGECAALTAAHPDEPLLLFGEDRDRPLGRYDGLPARWADAVPFAPFSGSAARGEFYVLQTGVYAVRGLAEVRTEVRGLPFPVRSLTAGGTDARGLPFENQIGIDAGRVHVLWFGLDVPEDAEPGMYEGEIAVRADGAGERVLPLRITVDPRTVTDHGAGDPARLARLRWLDSTLGQDDEVVPPFTPVKVAGRRLEILGRAVEIGPDGLPQRLTSSFTSAVTGTDGPERDLLAGPVTLTVGRPLDRVPLKLERTGPARVHWSTEATGPGLRLVTEGELEADGFLVVRATVEAVDELALDVRLDVPVVAEIARYTMGLGLPGQICPETYDWQWDTPTRNQDSLWLGSPSAGIQVSLRDEHYARPLNTNYYREKPLVAPRSWAGDGHGGIRLRTADGVRTVTAYSGPLRIAAGERHCFELRLLLTPFKPIRVRRHLAERYFHAYASPAEIAAYGANVVNLHHATPPNPYLNDPLLAADVLEEYTAEAHRLGIRVKVYDTVRELTRHNPELPVLASLGSEVLAPGPGGGHAWLHEHLGTDYVPGWVAPDVADVAVVTSGDSRWHNSYVCGIDRLRRRIGVDGLYLDDVAYDRTTMKRVRKTLARSGETAPLIDLHSCNQYREPDGFASSANLYAELMPYTDRLWLGELFDYEGSDPAYWLVELSGIPFGLMGEMLEGGGNPWRGLVFGMTARAPMTDVRPIWRAFDELRLTESEFTGWWSDEPPVSTGRDDVLASTWEGPGGTVTAVASWAAEPVGCVLTDADGPVAAYAPAIEGFQPERSFAAGERVPVAPGRGWLLSVRPAPVPC
- a CDS encoding universal stress protein → MTDQQPHQFERGTDGPKVIVAGLDGSDSSMRAAAYAAGLARRQHALLALVYVQPVMAAGAALGAPVADATGEVAEGLVSEIRAATERLKDIWDVRWEFHTFRGDPYNGLVTAADELRADAVVVGASESAGHRFIGSVAIRLVKAGRWPVTVVP
- a CDS encoding carbohydrate ABC transporter permease; this translates as MSIGLPLSKPRTADRRAAWEEPPTRLGSAAKAVVITVIVAVMTVPFLIVLSTSLASREEITAAGGYVLFPTEPTLQAYRTILSGGLVTRAVTVSVLITGVGTALSLLTTIALAYALSKRGVPGSKPVLLLVLFTLLFAPGMIPMYVLVRELGLLDSYWALILPGLVNAFNLVVMRAFFMNIPDELYQAARIDGAGDWRILTRIVLPLSKGVIAVVGLFYAVTYWNAFFNAMLYLNDSGKWPVQLLLRTYVVQNKQMAADQLGVAHLPPQQSISMAVVMIALIPILLLYPFLQKYFTKGVLTGAIKG
- a CDS encoding ROK family protein, encoding MDRGGDASLLRRLNTAAALRVMRARDEVTVPELAGLIGVSRPTAQDLTAQLLREGRLVELEASSGAVGRPARRFRFRAEAGHVVGVDIGAHKVLVHAVDLLGRTVAAQRVVVTPAMTARRRLKAVRGAIEACLAKPEAAGVRPLATGIGTSGMVDLAGRVVRSTALPGWTGLDLGHELADCAPGPVLVGNDIQLATLAECAGGVAVGVRDAIYLYVGNRPGIGLWLHGRLHRGNGGAAGELLPPDGWSAAYRRLLDWAAGHQGDELPTRNSAARAVVEAAAAGDGGARYALRAFAESLAECLAPHVAALDPELVVLGGGISRAGALLSEPFAAELAGRCPNAPSVRNSALGEESTAIGAARMALEHIDHAVQKSPTAED
- a CDS encoding ABC transporter permease codes for the protein MTSAATARSPRAASPPEPRAESGRPPLRRVPLRVRLRNNWVMLALMAPGLLFFAVFFYVPMLGNIVAFQDYQPFIGFKDSPLVGLANFQEMFADPAFWESVRNTLAFAALQLIFFFPAPLALALLINSLVSSRVKRFVQSVVYLPHFISWVLVVALFQQVVGGAGLISNFLRDHGLSALDVMTDPGTFPMLITAQVIWKDIGWGMIIYLAALANVDQSLYESAAVDGAGPWRRMWHVTLPAVRGVTIMLLVLRLGDVLSVGFEQFLLQRDAVGARAAEVLDTYVYYHGVVYGDWGIGAAAGLVKGVVGALMIWGANRLAHAFGEQGVYSR
- a CDS encoding extracellular solute-binding protein; the encoded protein is MSRRTFLGLSTAVAAGAAATALTGCGSSTGHRTEAASAKVKLPAYVPFTKVTPDLPANAKGLSAGYLSYPKELIRSVPKAPGDGSKVTLLTEIWTQPPLPKGSNEHWQKINQELGVDLSAILGTDPGYEEKFSATVAGGDLPDLMWIPPNQGIQHIAELLESKCADITDYVSGDAVKDYPNLAAMTPAHWKTAVVNGKIWGAPSPYPAFGQVYAGNPEVWEKAGGLSASSPDEFLAKCKEVTGGKVWALEPIYVNAVSVLSQCFGTPNKWRQNKDGSLTFWQETDEYLAALDFVLKLKQAGVFYPGDPKMADAYLKMAQGSIGATVFANPSGGRANLRTNDPSLAAEVLIPFAAGGRQPNHHYHLGTIGYTAIKKGSEKRVRMLLGVLNYLAAPFGSKERELLEFGTEGADFTYDEQGFPQRTKKGKQQVEGFYSGLATATTAPFALLPSAFPGTHGPEDVKATYAVEQKLIGTAIANPTVGHYSDAYTEHYGRMSTEATDLVNDIVSGRKKIGEWKPFWTEWRSKGLDQMAREFQKSIEKNA
- a CDS encoding bestrophin-like domain, producing the protein MSEWLVLTLAMAAACAVVLTIAVLNNRRIAEDDDPSETPDVIEYMTMMIGVVYAIVLGLAIAGVWEGRSAAQEYVRQEAQALHEVNVRSSVYPAEVRARIRADVDAYVSYVVHDEWQAMSEHGDLTDRGAELLGRVRADVTEYRPKTDHEGQAYQPLVDQVAAADDARSARGQSAGATMPGVVWFGLITGALVTVGLIFTLQIRRTFRELLLAGLFSVLIAFLLFLIWDFDSPFGRGISATAAPFLDLFPNAGGGPSS